CGAACACCCCCGCCCTCGTCGACGAGGCGATGTCCGTCATCTCCGCCGGCACCCACGCCACCGCCGGCCACCTCGCCCACACCGAGGAGATCTTCGGCGCCGTCGGCAAGACGCTCCGCGTCCCCGAGTCCCAGCAGGACGCCTGCACCGCCCTGTCCGGCTCCGGCCCGGCCTACTTCTTCTACCTGGTCGAAGCCATGACCGACGCCGGCATCCTCCTCGGCCTGCCCCGCGACAAGGCCCACGACCTCATCGTCCAGTCCGCCATCGGCGCCGCGACGATGCTCCGCGACAGCGGCGAACACCCGGTCAAGCTCCGCGAGAACGTCACGTCCCCCGCCGGCACGACGATCAACGCCATCCGCGAACTCGAGAACCACGGCGTACGGGCCGCTCTCATCGCCGCCCTCGAAGCCGCCCGCGACCGCAGCCGCGCCCTGGCCTCGGGCAACAACAGCTGACCACCTGGGGCGGGCCCGGCACCCGCCCCCGCGGCCACGTCACCTCACACCGTCACCACCGCACCGGCACCGGCCGTCTTCTCCACTTCCGCCACAGCGGGCAACAACCCGATCGCCCGGTACGCGGCATCCACCGTCGGCCGTGCCATCCCCCGAGCCCGCTCCGCCCCGGCCCGCAGCACCCCCTCCACATGACCCGGATCGGCGCACAACTCCTTGTGCCTCTCCTGCAACGGCCGGAGCACCTCGACCACAGCCTCCGCGGTGTCCTTCTTCAAGGCCCCGTACGACGTGTACGCACCACAGAGCGCCTCGGGCTCGCCACCCGTGCACGCCGCGAGGATCTCCAGCAGGTTCGCGAGCCCCGGCCGGGCCTCCCGGTCGTACACGACCTCCCGCCCGCTGTCGGTCACCGCCCGCATGACCTTCTTGCGCACCACGTCCGGCTCGTCCAGCAGATAGACGATCCCCGGCCCGACGTCATCGCTCTTGCCCATCTTCGACGCCGGATCCTGCAGGTTCATCACCCGGGCCGCCACCCCCGGCCGGGTGGCCCGCGGCACCACGAACGTATGCCCGTACCGCTGGTTGAACCGCACGGCGATATCCCGGGCGAGCTCGACATGCTGCCGCTGATCGTCCCCGACCGGCACCTCACCGGCCCCGTACGCCAGGATGTCCGCCGCCATCAGGACGGGATAGGTCAGCAGCGACAACCGCACACTCCCGCCCCGCAGCCGCTCCCGCGCCGCCTTCTCCTTGTACTGGATCATCCGCCGCATCTCCCCGTCGGTGGCCACGCACTCCAGTACGTAGGAGAGCCGGGCGTGCTCGTCCACATGGCTCTGCACGAACAGCGTGCAGAGCTCCGGATCCAGCCCGGCCGCCAGCAGCAGCGTCGCCGACTGCCGGCTCAGCCTGCGCACCCGCGCGGGATCGTGGTCCACGGTCAGGGCATGCAGATCGACGACGCAGAACAGGGCGTCGGCCTCGTGCTGGTCGACCGCGGCCCACCGCCGCATGGCCCCCAGGTAGTTCCCCAGCGTCAGATGCCCCGTCGGCTTGACCCCGCTGAAGACCCGTGTCATCTCTCCACCTCCTGGTCGGGACCGCCGCCCCGGGCGGCCGCCCCTCCGTGGATCCGGGAGAGAGAAACGAAAACGGCCGCCGAAGCGGCGGCCGTCGAGTGCATACGTGAGCACGGCCGCCGTCAGGCGGCCCACCACAGCTGGGTGCACGTACGCGTCGTCATGAGGCCCAGGCTACGTCGCCGCGGTGCCGTCCGCCCCTGGGTTGACACGTCCTACGCCCATCCGTAGTGTTCTCCGAGTTGCCCGACGTGAGCGCCGACTCCGGTCGGTCCCCGGGCAGCCACTCCGCAAGTACCCACCACTATTCGACGCGCAGCACGTCTGTCGTCGCTTCATTGGCATGTGTATTTACGGAATGAGGAATCCACGTTCGAAAGGACGAGGCCCCCGATTCGCTCGGGAGCCGGGGAATCCGCTAAAGTCTCACTCGTCGGAACGGCCCAACAGCCGCGAAGACAAACCCCGCTGACCGGGGATCAGGCCCGAAAGGATCTGATAGAGTCGGAACCGCCGGAAAGGGAAACGCGAAAGCGGGAACCTGGAAAGCACCGAGGAAATCGGATCGGAAAGATCTGATAGAGTCGGAAACGCAAGACCGAAGGGAAGCCCGGAGGAAAGCCCGAGAGGGTGAGTACAAAGGAAGCGACCGTTCCTTGAGAACTCAACAGCGTGCCAAAAGTCAACGCCAGATATGTTGATACCCCGTCCATCGGACATTCGATGGTCGAGGTTCCTTTGAAGAAAACACAGCGAGGACGCTGTGAACGGTCGGGCCTATTCCGCCTGACTGTTCCGCTCTCGTGCGTGTCATCCCGATCACGGGAAAACATTCACGGAGAGTTTGATCCTGGCTCAGGACGAACGCTGGCGGCGTGCTTAACACATGCAAGTCGAACGATGAACCACTTCGGTGGGGATTAGTGGCGAACGGGTGAGTAACACGTGGGCAATCTGCCCTGCACTCTGGGACAAGCCCTGGAAACGGGGTCTAATACCGGATACTGACCATCGCAGGCATCTGTGAGGGTCGAAAGCTCCGGCGGTGCAGGATGAGCCCGCGGCCTATCAGCTTGTTGGTGAGGTAATGGCTCACCAAGGCGACGACGGGTAGCCGGCCTGAGAGGGCGACCGGCCACACTGGGACTGAGACACGGCCCAGACTCCTACGGGAGGCAGCAGTGGGGAATATTGCACAATGGGCGAAAGCCTGATGCAGCGACGCCGCGTGAGGGATGACGGCCTTCGGGTTGTAAACCTCTTTCAGCAGGGAAGAAGCGAAAGTGACGGTACCTGCAGAAGAAGCGCCGGCTAACTACGTGCCAGCAGCCGCGGTAATACGTAGGGCGCGAGCGTTGTCCGGAATTATTGGGCGTAAAGAGCTCGTAGGCGGCTTGTCACGTCGGTTGTGAAAGCCCGGGGCTTAACCCCGGGTCTGCAGTCGATACGGGCAGGCTAGAGTTCGGTAGGGGAGATCGGAATTCCTGGTGTAGCGGTGAAATGCGCAGATATCAGGAGGAACACCGGTGGCGAAGGCGGATCTCTGGGCCGATACTGACGCTGAGGAGCGAAAGCGTGGGGAGCGAACAGGATTAGATACCCTGGTAGTCCACGCCGTAAACGGTGGGCACTAGGTGTGGGCAACATTCCACGTTGTCCGTGCCGCAGCTAACGCATTAAGTGCCCCGCCTGGGGAGTACGGCCGCAAGGCTAAAACTCAAAGGAATTGACGGGGGCCCGCACAAGCGGCGGAGCATGTGGCTTAATTCGACGCAACGCGAAGAACCTTACCAAGGCTTGACATACACCGGAAAACCCTGGAGACAGGGTCCCCCTTGTGGTCGGTGTACAGGTGGTGCATGGCTGTCGTCAGCTCGTGTCGTGAGATGTTGGGTTAAGTCCCGCAACGAGCGCAACCCTTGTCCCGTGTTGCCAGCAGGCCCTTGTGGTGCTGGGGACTCACGGGAGACCGCCGGGGTCAACTCGGAGGAAGGTGGGGACGACGTCAAGTCATCATGCCCCTTATGTCTTGGGCTGCACACGTGCTACAATGGCCGGTACAATGAGCTGCGATACCGCGAGGTGGAGCGAATCTCAAAAAGCCGGTCTCAGTTCGGATTGGGGTCTGCAACTCGACCCCATGAAGTCGGAGTCGCTAGTAATCGCAGATCAGCATTGCTGCGGTGAATACGTTCCCGGGCCTTGTACACACCGCCCGTCACGTCACGAAAGTCGGTAACACCCGAAGCCGGTGGCCCAACCCCTTGTGGGAGGGAGCCGTCGAAGGTGGGACTGGCGATTGGGACGAAGTCGTAACAAGGTAGCCGTACCGGAAGGTGCGGCTGGATCACCTCCTTTCTAAGGAGCACTTCTTAACCGGGCTTGCCTGGTTCAGAGGCCAGTACATCAGCGAATGTCTGATGCTGGTTGCTCATGGGTGGAACGTTGACTACTCGGCACACTTGATCGTCTTCTCCTTCTAGTACTGCTCTTCGGAGCGTGGAACGTTGAGGGGAGCGGGGAGTGTGTCGGGCACGCTGTTGGGTGTCTGAGGGAATGGTTTTCCTCAGTCGCCGGCCCCGGTGAAGCATCACGTAAGTGGTGTGTGACGGGTGGCTGGTCGTTGTTTGAGAACTGCACAGTGGACGCGAGCATCTGTGGCCAAGTTTTTAAGGGCGCACGGTGGATGCCTTGGCACCAGGAACCGATGAAGGACGTGGGAGGCCACGATAGTCCCCGGGGAGTCGTCAACCAGGCTTTGATCCGGGGGTTTCCGAATGGGGAAACCCGGCAGTCGTCATGGGCTGTCACCCATGCCTGAACACATAGGGCATGTGGAGGGAACGCGGGGAAGTGAAACATCTCAGTACCCGCAGGAAGAGAAAACAACCGTGATTCCGGGAGTAGTGGCGAGCGAAACCGGATGAGGCTAAACCGTATACGTGTGAGACCCGGCAGGGGTTGCGTATGCGGGGTTGTGGGATCTCTCTTTCACGGTCTGCCGGCCGTGGGACGAGTCAGAAACCGTTGATGTAGGCGAAGGACATGCGAAAGGTCCGGCGTAGAGGGTAAGACCCCCGTAGTCGAAACGTCAGCGGCTCGTTTGAGAGACACCCAAGTAGCACGGGGCCCGAGAAATCCCGTGTGAATCTGGCGGGACCACCCGCTAAGCCTAAATATTCCCTGGTGACCGATAGCGGATAGTACCGTGAGGGAATGGTGAAAAGTACCCCGGGAGGGGAGTGAAATAGTACCTGAAACCGTGTGCCTACAAGCCGTGGGAGCGTCGGAACAAGGCTTGCCTTGTTCTCGTGACTGCGTGCCTTTTGAAGAATGAGCCTGCGAGTTTGCGGTGTGTTGCGAGGTTAACCCGTGTGGGGAAGCCGTAGCGAAAGCGAGTCCGAATAGGGCGACTGAGTAGCACGCTCAAGACCCGAAGCGGAGTGATCTAGCCATGGGCAGGTTGAAGCGGAGGTAAGACTTCGTGGAGGACCGAACCCACCAGGGTTGAAAACCTGGGGGATGACCTGTGGTTAGGGGTGAAAGGCCAATCAAACTCCGTGATAGCTGGTTCTCCCCGAAATGCATTTAGGTGCAGCGTCGTGTGTTTCTTGCCGGAGGTAGAGCACTGGATAGGCGATGGGCCCTACCGGGTTACTGACCTTAGCCAAACTCCGAATGCCGGTAAGTGAGAGCGCGGCAGTGAGACTGTGGGGGATAAGCTCCATGGTCGAGAGGGAAACAGCCCAGAGCATCGACTAAGGCCCCTAAGCGTACGCTAAGTGGGAAAGGATGTGGAGTCGCAGAGACAACCAGGAGGTTGGCTTAGAAGCAGCCACCCTTGAAAGAGTGCGTAATAGCTCACTGGTCTAGTGATTCCGCGCCGACAATGTAGCGGGGCTCAAGCGTACCGCCGAAGTCGTGTCATTCACACATGAGGGCCAACGCCTGTGTGGATGGGTAGGGGAGCGTCGTGTGCCGGGTGAAGCAGCCGCGGAAGCGAGTTGTGGACGGTTCACGAGTGAGAATGCAGGCATGAGTAGCGATTCACACGTGAGAAACGTGTGCGCCGATTGACTAAGGGTTCCTGGGTCAAGCTGATCTGCCCAGGGTAAGTCGGGACCTAAGGCGAGGCCGACAGGCGTAGTCGATGGATAACCGGTTGATATTCCGGTACCCGCTGTGAAGCGTCAAACATCGAGCATCGTGATGCTAAGGCCGTGAAGCCGCCCCGGAGCCTTCGGGCAAAGGGGAGTGGTGGAGCCGCCGAACCAAGCGGTTAGTAGGTGAGTGATGGGGTGACGCAGGAAGGTAGTCCATCCCGGGCGGTGGTTGTCCCGGGGTAAGGGTGTAGGCCGTGCGATAGGCAAATCCGTCGCACATAAGGCTGAGACCTGATGCCGAGCCGATTGTGGTGAAGTGGATGATCCTATGCTGTCGAGAAAAGCCTCTAGCGAGTTTCATGGCGGCCCGTACCCTAAACCGACTCAGGTGGTCAGGTAGAGAATACCGAGGCGTTCGGGTGAACTATGGTTAAGGAACTCGGCAAAATGCCCCCGTAACTTCGGGAGAAGGGGGGCCACACCTGGTGATCCGTTTTGCACGGTGAGCTGGGGGTGGCCGCAGAGACCAGCGAGAAGCGACTGTTTACTAAAAACACAGGTCCGTGCGAAGCCGTAAGGCGATGTATACGGACTGACGCCTGCCCGGTGCTGGAACGTTAAGGGGACCGGTTAGCTCCATTTCGGTGGGGCGAAGCTGAGAACTTAAGCGCCAGTAAACGGCGGTGGTAACTATAACCATCCTAAGGTAGCGAAATTCCTTGTCGGGTAAGTTCCGACCTGCACGAATGGCGTAACGACTTCTCGACTGTCTCAACCATAGGCCCGGTGAAATTGCACTACGAGTAAAGATGCTCGTTTCGCGCAGCAGGACGGAAAGACCCCGGGACCTTTACTACAGTTTGATATTGGTGTTCGGTTCGGCTTGTGTAGGATAGCTGGGAGACTGTGAACTCTGGACGCCAGTTCAGGGGGAGTCGTCGTTGAAATACCAGTCTGGTCGTGCTGGATGTCTAACCTGGGTCCGTGATCCGGATCAGGGACAGTGTCTGATGGGTAGTTTAACTGGGGCGGTTGCCTCCTAAAGAGTAACGGAGGCGCCCAAAGGTTCCCTCAGCCTGGTTGGCAATCAGGTGTTGAGTGTAAGTGCACAAGGGAGCTTGACTGTGAGACCGACGGGTCGAGCAGGGACGAAAGTCGGGACTAGTGATCCGGCGGTGGCTTGTGGAAGCGCCGTCGCTCAACGGATAA
The Streptomyces tuirus genome window above contains:
- the proC gene encoding pyrroline-5-carboxylate reductase; its protein translation is MTQKVAVLGTGKIGEALLSGMIRAGWNPSDLLVTARRQERAEELRSRYGVTPVTNPEAAKTADTLILTVKPQDMGTLLDELAPHVPADRLVISGAAGIPTAYFEERLAPDTPVVRVMTNTPALVDEAMSVISAGTHATAGHLAHTEEIFGAVGKTLRVPESQQDACTALSGSGPAYFFYLVEAMTDAGILLGLPRDKAHDLIVQSAIGAATMLRDSGEHPVKLRENVTSPAGTTINAIRELENHGVRAALIAALEAARDRSRALASGNNS
- the trpS gene encoding tryptophan--tRNA ligase, with the protein product MTRVFSGVKPTGHLTLGNYLGAMRRWAAVDQHEADALFCVVDLHALTVDHDPARVRRLSRQSATLLLAAGLDPELCTLFVQSHVDEHARLSYVLECVATDGEMRRMIQYKEKAARERLRGGSVRLSLLTYPVLMAADILAYGAGEVPVGDDQRQHVELARDIAVRFNQRYGHTFVVPRATRPGVAARVMNLQDPASKMGKSDDVGPGIVYLLDEPDVVRKKVMRAVTDSGREVVYDREARPGLANLLEILAACTGGEPEALCGAYTSYGALKKDTAEAVVEVLRPLQERHKELCADPGHVEGVLRAGAERARGMARPTVDAAYRAIGLLPAVAEVEKTAGAGAVVTV